The Vicinamibacteria bacterium genome has a window encoding:
- a CDS encoding GMC family oxidoreductase, with protein MTIAGRFDFDIVIIGSGTGGGTVAYTLAGTGARILIVERGDFVPQEDENWSPHAVWGDLRYRTSERWVDRLGREFVPYTHYCVGGNSKFWGSVLFRLRREDFRELQHRGGVSPAWPISYETLAPYYDRAEHLYHVHGRDGADPTEPPRGPFPHPPVEHQGRIAVIVERLRALGLHPSYLPLGVLHPGEPGGCILCNTCNSYPCKIRAKSDADVCSVTPALEHDNVTLWTSAYTERLVTNGSGDKVVAAEVIREGQPVRVEAPLFVVSCGAVNSAALLLRSSNDVHCNGLANSSGLVGRNYMSHVVTMLGAFMPPRHDTRFQKTVAINDFYLRGPDADYPLGHLQSQGRSHAAIARAAGPPGSRQVPNWAYDAWFARGVEWLAMSEDLPSPENRVTLTTDGRIRLQREVSNVEAHRELVALTRRLLRKVGAWFVMAIPLGDFNTTHQCGTAVFGTDSKTSVLDPWCRSHDVENLFVVDASFFPSSAAVNPALTIAAQALRTADHIKETHLR; from the coding sequence GTGACCATCGCCGGACGTTTCGACTTCGACATCGTCATCATTGGCAGCGGCACGGGAGGGGGGACGGTGGCCTATACCCTGGCGGGGACGGGAGCGCGCATCCTCATCGTCGAGCGGGGCGACTTCGTTCCCCAGGAGGACGAGAACTGGAGTCCTCACGCGGTGTGGGGTGATCTCAGGTATCGAACGTCCGAGCGCTGGGTCGACCGGCTCGGAAGGGAGTTCGTTCCCTACACCCACTATTGTGTCGGAGGCAACTCGAAGTTCTGGGGGTCCGTACTGTTTCGTCTGCGGCGCGAGGACTTCCGCGAGCTCCAGCACCGGGGCGGAGTCTCACCTGCATGGCCCATTAGCTACGAGACGCTTGCCCCTTATTACGATCGCGCCGAGCACCTCTATCACGTCCATGGCCGAGATGGAGCCGACCCGACCGAGCCGCCGCGAGGACCGTTCCCGCACCCACCCGTGGAACACCAGGGGCGAATCGCCGTCATCGTCGAACGACTGCGTGCCCTCGGGCTGCACCCGTCGTATCTGCCCCTCGGGGTGTTGCATCCGGGCGAGCCCGGCGGCTGCATCCTCTGCAATACGTGCAACTCGTACCCCTGCAAGATACGGGCGAAGAGCGACGCCGACGTCTGCTCGGTAACACCCGCACTCGAGCACGACAACGTCACGCTGTGGACTAGCGCTTATACCGAGCGCCTAGTGACGAACGGGAGCGGCGACAAGGTGGTCGCAGCGGAGGTGATACGCGAGGGTCAGCCGGTACGCGTCGAAGCGCCGCTCTTCGTCGTCTCCTGTGGCGCGGTGAATTCTGCCGCTCTGCTCCTGCGCTCGAGTAATGACGTCCATTGCAACGGGCTGGCGAACTCGTCAGGCCTCGTGGGCCGCAACTACATGTCCCACGTCGTCACCATGCTCGGCGCCTTCATGCCGCCCCGCCACGACACCAGGTTTCAAAAAACCGTCGCCATCAACGATTTCTACTTACGCGGTCCCGATGCCGACTACCCCCTCGGACACCTTCAGTCGCAGGGACGCTCCCACGCGGCCATTGCGAGGGCCGCTGGGCCGCCGGGGTCCCGCCAAGTGCCCAACTGGGCCTACGACGCGTGGTTCGCGCGCGGAGTCGAGTGGCTCGCCATGAGCGAGGATCTGCCCAGTCCCGAGAATCGCGTGACTCTGACGACCGACGGGCGCATCCGGCTCCAACGGGAGGTGTCCAACGTCGAGGCCCACCGGGAGCTCGTCGCCCTCACCCGGCGGTTGCTCCGCAAGGTCGGTGCCTGGTTCGTCATGGCGATCCCTCTCGGTGACTTCAACACCACGCATCAGTGTGGCACCGCGGTTTTCGGCACCGATTCGAAGACATCGGTTCTGGATCCATGGTGCCGGTCC